The genomic DNA TCTCATCTTTTAATGCTGTTGAACTGGGGAATCGTGGAATTATAAAACTGAAAAGGATGAGATTCTCACGTCGCATAAGACGCTCCTCAGAATGACTCAGTCGATGAATGAGATTGCCACGTCATTCAAACAAAAAACGGTTGGACTCTTAGTAACGATTGATTTAGATAAGATTTTTATCCTCTTATACTGACACGTAACTGGTACCGGGGCAGTTTAAGCTATAAAGGAGTTTATAGGGAAGGAAAGAGCTTATCAGTACTTATTTCTGGCAATGTTCACAAAAATAAATACTTCCTCCCAGATAAGCCTCCTTTTTTATGTTGGTTCCGCAAATAGGACAAGGCTGGTTGGCAGTATTTTTGCATAGAATAGTCCGATACCCACCAGGGTGACCGAAGAGATCCAACTCGGTATCCCGTCCGCCGTTTTCTGTCATAGCCGTAAGCGTGGATCGAACCGCCTGAAACAAGGCTTTTTTATCATCCTCGGAAAGACGGTTAACTTTTCGCTTGGGATGCATTTTGGCATTGAAAAGAATATCCTGCAACACGCCATTCCCGAGACCGGGAATTCTTTGTTTAGTAGCCAGCAATGCCTTGAGGCTGAGTTTCTGTGCATCTGAAGGAGAAATGATTTGATAAAAATAACTCTCATTAAAATCAGGTGAAAGGGGGGAGGTCTTTTCCTTGGCAATTAAATAGTAAGGATTATCCAATTCGCCAGCAGGGAATGCTCCTAATCCTCCATACATCTGGACTGAAGCGCACAGTGCGGTACGATCGTCAAACTCAATAAGGAGTTGATGACGGGCTGGACGGGATTCGCCTTCTTGGAGCAATCTCAGATTTACCCCCTCAGTAAACAAAAGTCGATTCTCCTCAACATCCATTTCAACCATGCTGCCAAAACCGCGGGCCTCTCCACATCTTTTATGATTAAGCAGATCAGGATATTCAGCCGGTTTTCCAAAATACCAAGCTAATTTATGAGGAGTTTGCTCAGTAATTACACTCGTAATTCTTTTTCCTGAGAAAGTTGTTCCCAATTGACCAGCCATATTCACCGCTTCCGGTAATTCGATCACAATACCACCTCCTTAATTTATCACTTATTTTATCCTTTCTAAATCATTTTACAATTTTACAATAATGCAAAGAAAGCCAACTCAAAAATATATTTTTCAGCCTTCAAATTATCTGGAATAATATCCCTTTAATTCTTCTTTTATTCTGTAATTCAATTTTCATAAACAGCGAGAAAGATGAAATCAGGAACGACTGATGCCTGCCGGCCAATAACCGGTAAAAACCATGGGAGCAAGTGCTTTCACCTTTATTTAGTTCTAAGAAATAAGATGAATACCTTGAGGGGAAAATTAAAAGATTTCATTTCATTCAAAGCCAGGATCAGAACCAAGATTGGATGAACCCTTGGAATTTAAGGAGTGAGAAAAATGAATAAGTTAATGATAAATAGAATTTTTAGTATTTTGATGTTTCTCGGCATATTTGCTTGCTCTTCCGCTACACTTTTAGCAGCTGAAGACTTTTCCGAGAGA from Candidatus Atribacteria bacterium ADurb.Bin276 includes the following:
- the mutM_2 gene encoding Formamidopyrimidine-DNA glycosylase; translation: MIELPEAVNMAGQLGTTFSGKRITSVITEQTPHKLAWYFGKPAEYPDLLNHKRCGEARGFGSMVEMDVEENRLLFTEGVNLRLLQEGESRPARHQLLIEFDDRTALCASVQMYGGLGAFPAGELDNPYYLIAKEKTSPLSPDFNESYFYQIISPSDAQKLSLKALLATKQRIPGLGNGVLQDILFNAKMHPKRKVNRLSEDDKKALFQAVRSTLTAMTENGGRDTELDLFGHPGGYRTILCKNTANQPCPICGTNIKKEAYLGGSIYFCEHCQK